The genomic DNA TCGATGATGTCTTGGTGATGCCAAAATTGTGGAAAATTTAGGGGAAATTTCTCGTCCAGAAATGCTCGATCGCTTTTGTTTCTACAGTCTGACGAGAAAACTGCTGCTCTCTCTTGTGATAGAAGCCCCTGCAATTTACTGAAAATTTGCTCGTATTCTTACGTAAAGCACTCAAGAAAGTGAGAAAGATAACAATTAAAGTCCCATCGTTATTCGATACTTTTGCCGCAGCTATTAATCAGTCACGTGAAAGAAATCGCAGCCGTACACATTGTCGCCCACGCGTCGTCGATGGGGACGACGGGCGGCCGAGATCGGGCGAAGTCGCATCGGACATTGTTGTCGCTCCCGTGGGGACCATTGACTTGGCAGTACGTGGAAAATACGTTTGTACGGTCATCCCTCATCAACACCAATCTCGAACCATTATgaagatttttctttttttatatatCAAACATATGAAATACCATTTGATGGAACACACTTTCAGTACACTACTACTGATAATGGCTCTGTTTTTCCGTTaggaaaaattaaagaaaataaaaagtaaaaactTTCCAAGAGAAATAAAAAAGATGATTATTAATTGCGCTTCACGAACAAAAACAATTTCATCCACATGATCTAGTTCACAAGATAGGATTGCTGACGCCATCCGGGATTTGGAAGTGGAACAGGTTGCTGCAGTAGCTCTCCATCTCGTCCTCCGCGCTGCTGTTGACGTACGTCGTCGTCGACTGCGAGTTCAGCGGCGTCAGGCTCGACGACGCCGGCGTCGACCAGTAGCTCTGCGGGTTTCCGTCGTTGGCGCCGTAGATGTTCGAGGCGTTGACCAAGTGCGTCAATGACGATGAGTGATCGGGCATCATCAGATTATTCCCGATGCTCTGCGGGATCACATCGCCGGCTTGCCATGGGCTCGAGTTAGACCCCGCCTGGAGCTGGTGCGCATTGCTGCACTGCGTCCATTGAGCCTCATCGAAGCTCTGTTGCGGCGGGATTAATTGATCGAGCAGTTGCTGCTGGTCCGGGGGTGTAATTCCTTGATCGCTGAGCATTGGGTTGGGATTCTGATACTGTGACAATATGAGATTTGTGGTCATCAGGAGTAAGTCGCCGTCGAGGCCAGCCAACAGCCTCGAGAAGTCGAGCTGCAATGGCGACATCGCCTCCGGGGTCGGGTTGCAGAAAGGGGGTGCGAGGAGCGAGGAGAGGTCGAGGAGATCGAGCCGAGGAGAATGAGTCACCGGGTCGATGCCCATCCTCAGCAGCCTCTTCCTGATGTGCGTGTTCCAGTAATTCTTGATCTCGTTGTCTGTTCTTCCCGGTAAACGGGCAGCGATTGCAGACCATCTGAAGAAAAGAGAAGTCAGAATCAATTACGAGAACCATTTCCTTCCTTTAAATTTCAGAGTCGACTCTTACTTGTTGCCTAGCATGCTGTGCAGCTGGATGATGGTCTCTTCCTCTTCAAACGAGAACCTTCCTCGCTTGATGTCCGGCCGGAGGTAGTTCGTCCACCGGAGCCGGCAACTCTTGCCACACCTCGCGAGCCCTGTAAATCAATCAACAGCCCATAAATCAATAATTTATCAATCACTATACGATTCTCATGCTTCGAGCAGTAACTAATATACCAGCTTTCTTAGGAAGAGTCCTCCAGTTTCCTTGGCCGTGCTTCTGTATGCAGACAACGAGCTTTTGGTCCTCTTCCGGAGTCCACGGGCCTTTCTTCAGGTCATCTCTGTCGCAGCAAGGTGTTCTCCCCATCTCAAAATCTCAACTCGATATCAATTAAACCTGTCTTCAGAGTGCAAATTAAAGAGATATAGCAGCAGTATATGATAGGAAACAATCACCGAGTGCTCTTACGGTTTATATAGAGTGAAAACAGAGGCAAATCGACGAGAGGGAGTAAAAAAAGTCAACCGGATTCGGTGCCGTCCTTTGTTTATCAAACTCGCGACGTGTCTCCTCTACCTCTCTCATTGGCGGAGCAGCACATGAAAAGGCTTACGACTTGAAGTTTAACTCGGGAAGGCGACAGGGAAGCCCCAAAGCAGGAGGGGCTCCTTGTCTCTATCGTCCCCATGGGAGCTGTCACGAACCAAGAGCAGACACGTATGTGGCATACTAACATGCATTTGCATTGCAGGCTCCTTTTCGCCTCCTTCACGGCCTTCTCGCTGCTTGCTGCACGCTCAGACTTGCTCCTCCTCCATGACAGATGTGCAGATATCTGCCTTtcgatttgtttaattaatccaGACAATTGATGTCTTAATTATATATTGAAGGAGCTGACGCAGGAGAAATCTGTGTGGAAAATCTCAGTGATGTTGGGCTGTCGGGAGTCAATCTGATCACACGACTATTAAATTACTGTATATCTTCTCAGCAATCATCTCTGGCAAAGCATGATTCGCACTTCAGCTCAGTTTCTTCACCCATCTGGTGCTTTAATTAAGCAACGCGTGCAGAGCTCATGGGCCTGGCAAGAATATATCAATCAGTAAGAAGTCGAGAGTATTCTATCTACCGCCTCCAGAAATACAGTAGCTTTCAGGGTTCAGGGAAACCTCTCATGTT from Zingiber officinale cultivar Zhangliang chromosome 4A, Zo_v1.1, whole genome shotgun sequence includes the following:
- the LOC121970646 gene encoding transcription factor MYB41-like, with translation MGRTPCCDRDDLKKGPWTPEEDQKLVVCIQKHGQGNWRTLPKKAGLARCGKSCRLRWTNYLRPDIKRGRFSFEEEETIIQLHSMLGNKWSAIAARLPGRTDNEIKNYWNTHIRKRLLRMGIDPVTHSPRLDLLDLSSLLAPPFCNPTPEAMSPLQLDFSRLLAGLDGDLLLMTTNLILSQYQNPNPMLSDQGITPPDQQQLLDQLIPPQQSFDEAQWTQCSNAHQLQAGSNSSPWQAGDVIPQSIGNNLMMPDHSSSLTHLVNASNIYGANDGNPQSYWSTPASSSLTPLNSQSTTTYVNSSAEDEMESYCSNLFHFQIPDGVSNPIL